Proteins from a genomic interval of Homo sapiens chromosome 6 genomic scaffold, GRCh38.p14 alternate locus group ALT_REF_LOCI_2 HSCHR6_MHC_COX_CTG1:
- the NRM gene encoding nurim isoform 2 (isoform 2 is encoded by transcript variant 2), which translates to MAPALLLIPAALASFILAFGTGVEFVRFTSLRPLLGGIPESGGPDARQGWLAALQDRSILAPLAWDLGLLLLFVGQHSLMAAERVKAWTSRYFGVLQRSLYVACTALALQPLILPQLVMRYWEPIPKGPVLWEARAEPWATWVPLLCFVLHVISWLLIFSILLVFDYAELMGLKQVYYHVLGLGEPLALKSPRALRLFSHLRHPVCVELLTVLWVVPTLGTDRLLLAFLLTLYLGLAHGLDQQDLRYLRAQLQRKLHLLSRPQDGEAE; encoded by the exons ATGGCCCCTGCACTGCTCCTGATCCCTGCTGCCCTCGCCTCTTTCATCCTGGCCTTTGGCACCGGAGTGGAGTTCGTGCGCTTTACCTCCCTTCGGCCACTTCTTGGAGGGATCCCGGAGTCTGGTGGTCCGG ATGCCCGCCAGGGATGGCTGGCTGCCCTGCAGGACCGCAGCATCCTTGCCCCCCTGGCATGGGATCTGGGGCTCCTGCTTCTATTTGTTGGGCAGCACAGCCTCATGGCAGCTGAAAGAGTGAAGGCATGGACATCCCGGTACTTTGGGGTCCTTCAGAGGTCACTGTATGTGGCCTGCACTGCCCTGGCCTTGCAG CCCCTTATCCTTCCACAGCTGGTGATGCGGTACTGGGAGCCCATACCCAAAGGCCCTGTGTTGTGGGAGGCTCGGGCTGAGCCATGGGCCACCTGGGTGCCGCTCCTCTGCTTTGTGCTCCATGTCATCTCCTGGCTCCTCATCTTTAGCATCCTTCTCGTCTTTGACTATGCTGAGCTCATGGGCCTCAAACAG GTATACTACCATGTGCTGGGGCTGGGCGAGCCTCTGGCCCTGAAGTCTCCCCGGGCTCTCAGACTCTTCTCCCACCTGCGCCACCCAGTGTGTGTGGAGCTGCTGACAGTGCTGTGGGTGGTGCCTACCCTGGGCACGGACCGTCTCCTCCTTGCTTTCCTCCTTACCCTCTACCTGGGCCTGGCTCACGGGCTTGATCAGCAAGACCTCCGCTACCTCCGGGCCCAGCTACAAAGAAAACTCCACCTGCTCTCTCGGCCCCAGGATGGGGAGGCAGAGTGA
- the NRM gene encoding nurim isoform 4 (isoform 4 is encoded by transcript variant 4) — protein MAPALLLIPAALASFILAFGTGVEFVRFTSLRPLLGGIPESGGPDARQGWLAALQDRSILAPLAWDLGLLLLFVGQHSLMAAERVKAWTSRYFGVLQRSLYVACTALALQVYYHVLGLGEPLALKSPRALRLFSHLRHPVCVELLTVLWVVPTLGTDRLLLAFLLTLYLGLAHGLDQQDLRYLRAQLQRKLHLLSRPQDGEAE, from the exons ATGGCCCCTGCACTGCTCCTGATCCCTGCTGCCCTCGCCTCTTTCATCCTGGCCTTTGGCACCGGAGTGGAGTTCGTGCGCTTTACCTCCCTTCGGCCACTTCTTGGAGGGATCCCGGAGTCTGGTGGTCCGG ATGCCCGCCAGGGATGGCTGGCTGCCCTGCAGGACCGCAGCATCCTTGCCCCCCTGGCATGGGATCTGGGGCTCCTGCTTCTATTTGTTGGGCAGCACAGCCTCATGGCAGCTGAAAGAGTGAAGGCATGGACATCCCGGTACTTTGGGGTCCTTCAGAGGTCACTGTATGTGGCCTGCACTGCCCTGGCCTTGCAG GTATACTACCATGTGCTGGGGCTGGGCGAGCCTCTGGCCCTGAAGTCTCCCCGGGCTCTCAGACTCTTCTCCCACCTGCGCCACCCAGTGTGTGTGGAGCTGCTGACAGTGCTGTGGGTGGTGCCTACCCTGGGCACGGACCGTCTCCTCCTTGCTTTCCTCCTTACCCTCTACCTGGGCCTGGCTCACGGGCTTGATCAGCAAGACCTCCGCTACCTCCGGGCCCAGCTACAAAGAAAACTCCACCTGCTCTCTCGGCCCCAGGATGGGGAGGCAGAGTGA
- the NRM gene encoding nurim isoform X1, protein MAAERVKAWTSRYFGVLQRSLYVACTALALQLVMRYWEPIPKGPVLWEARAEPWATWVPLLCFVLHVISWLLIFSILLVFDYAELMGLKQVYYHVLGLGEPLALKSPRALRLFSHLRHPVCVELLTVLWVVPTLGTDRLLLAFLLTLYLGLAHGLDQQDLRYLRAQLQRKLHLLSRPQDGEAE, encoded by the exons ATGGCAGCTGAAAGAGTGAAGGCATGGACATCCCGGTACTTTGGGGTCCTTCAGAGGTCACTGTATGTGGCCTGCACTGCCCTGGCCTTGCAG CTGGTGATGCGGTACTGGGAGCCCATACCCAAAGGCCCTGTGTTGTGGGAGGCTCGGGCTGAGCCATGGGCCACCTGGGTGCCGCTCCTCTGCTTTGTGCTCCATGTCATCTCCTGGCTCCTCATCTTTAGCATCCTTCTCGTCTTTGACTATGCTGAGCTCATGGGCCTCAAACAG GTATACTACCATGTGCTGGGGCTGGGCGAGCCTCTGGCCCTGAAGTCTCCCCGGGCTCTCAGACTCTTCTCCCACCTGCGCCACCCAGTGTGTGTGGAGCTGCTGACAGTGCTGTGGGTGGTGCCTACCCTGGGCACGGACCGTCTCCTCCTTGCTTTCCTCCTTACCCTCTACCTGGGCCTGGCTCACGGGCTTGATCAGCAAGACCTCCGCTACCTCCGGGCCCAGCTACAAAGAAAACTCCACCTGCTCTCTCGGCCCCAGGATGGGGAGGCAGAGTGA
- the NRM gene encoding nurim isoform 3 (isoform 3 is encoded by transcript variant 3), whose protein sequence is MAPALLLIPAALASFILAFGTGVEFVRFTSLRPLLGGIPESGGPDARQGWLAALQDRSILAPLAWDLGLLLLFVGQHSLMAAERVKAWTSRYFGVLQRSLYVACTALALQV, encoded by the exons ATGGCCCCTGCACTGCTCCTGATCCCTGCTGCCCTCGCCTCTTTCATCCTGGCCTTTGGCACCGGAGTGGAGTTCGTGCGCTTTACCTCCCTTCGGCCACTTCTTGGAGGGATCCCGGAGTCTGGTGGTCCGG ATGCCCGCCAGGGATGGCTGGCTGCCCTGCAGGACCGCAGCATCCTTGCCCCCCTGGCATGGGATCTGGGGCTCCTGCTTCTATTTGTTGGGCAGCACAGCCTCATGGCAGCTGAAAGAGTGAAGGCATGGACATCCCGGTACTTTGGGGTCCTTCAGAGGTCACTGTATGTGGCCTGCACTGCCCTGGCCTTGCAGGTATGA
- the NRM gene encoding nurim isoform 1 (isoform 1 is encoded by transcript variant 1) → MAPALLLIPAALASFILAFGTGVEFVRFTSLRPLLGGIPESGGPDARQGWLAALQDRSILAPLAWDLGLLLLFVGQHSLMAAERVKAWTSRYFGVLQRSLYVACTALALQLVMRYWEPIPKGPVLWEARAEPWATWVPLLCFVLHVISWLLIFSILLVFDYAELMGLKQVYYHVLGLGEPLALKSPRALRLFSHLRHPVCVELLTVLWVVPTLGTDRLLLAFLLTLYLGLAHGLDQQDLRYLRAQLQRKLHLLSRPQDGEAE, encoded by the exons ATGGCCCCTGCACTGCTCCTGATCCCTGCTGCCCTCGCCTCTTTCATCCTGGCCTTTGGCACCGGAGTGGAGTTCGTGCGCTTTACCTCCCTTCGGCCACTTCTTGGAGGGATCCCGGAGTCTGGTGGTCCGG ATGCCCGCCAGGGATGGCTGGCTGCCCTGCAGGACCGCAGCATCCTTGCCCCCCTGGCATGGGATCTGGGGCTCCTGCTTCTATTTGTTGGGCAGCACAGCCTCATGGCAGCTGAAAGAGTGAAGGCATGGACATCCCGGTACTTTGGGGTCCTTCAGAGGTCACTGTATGTGGCCTGCACTGCCCTGGCCTTGCAG CTGGTGATGCGGTACTGGGAGCCCATACCCAAAGGCCCTGTGTTGTGGGAGGCTCGGGCTGAGCCATGGGCCACCTGGGTGCCGCTCCTCTGCTTTGTGCTCCATGTCATCTCCTGGCTCCTCATCTTTAGCATCCTTCTCGTCTTTGACTATGCTGAGCTCATGGGCCTCAAACAG GTATACTACCATGTGCTGGGGCTGGGCGAGCCTCTGGCCCTGAAGTCTCCCCGGGCTCTCAGACTCTTCTCCCACCTGCGCCACCCAGTGTGTGTGGAGCTGCTGACAGTGCTGTGGGTGGTGCCTACCCTGGGCACGGACCGTCTCCTCCTTGCTTTCCTCCTTACCCTCTACCTGGGCCTGGCTCACGGGCTTGATCAGCAAGACCTCCGCTACCTCCGGGCCCAGCTACAAAGAAAACTCCACCTGCTCTCTCGGCCCCAGGATGGGGAGGCAGAGTGA
- the NRM gene encoding nurim isoform 5 (isoform 5 is encoded by transcript variant 5), which translates to MAPALLLIPAALASFILAFGTGVEFVRFTSLRPLLGGIPESGGPGILPCAGAGRASGPEVSPGSQTLLPPAPPSVCGAADSAVGGAYPGHGPSPPCFPPYPLPGPGSRA; encoded by the exons ATGGCCCCTGCACTGCTCCTGATCCCTGCTGCCCTCGCCTCTTTCATCCTGGCCTTTGGCACCGGAGTGGAGTTCGTGCGCTTTACCTCCCTTCGGCCACTTCTTGGAGGGATCCCGGAGTCTGGTGGTCCGG GTATACTACCATGTGCTGGGGCTGGGCGAGCCTCTGGCCCTGAAGTCTCCCCGGGCTCTCAGACTCTTCTCCCACCTGCGCCACCCAGTGTGTGTGGAGCTGCTGACAGTGCTGTGGGTGGTGCCTACCCTGGGCACGGACCGTCTCCTCCTTGCTTTCCTCCTTACCCTCTACCTGGGCCTGGCTCACGGGCTTGA
- the NRM gene encoding nurim isoform X2, with protein sequence MWPALPWPCRYEALALQLVMRYWEPIPKGPVLWEARAEPWATWVPLLCFVLHVISWLLIFSILLVFDYAELMGLKQVYYHVLGLGEPLALKSPRALRLFSHLRHPVCVELLTVLWVVPTLGTDRLLLAFLLTLYLGLAHGLDQQDLRYLRAQLQRKLHLLSRPQDGEAE encoded by the exons ATGTGGCCTGCACTGCCCTGGCCTTGCAGGTATGAGGCCCTGGCCTTGCAG CTGGTGATGCGGTACTGGGAGCCCATACCCAAAGGCCCTGTGTTGTGGGAGGCTCGGGCTGAGCCATGGGCCACCTGGGTGCCGCTCCTCTGCTTTGTGCTCCATGTCATCTCCTGGCTCCTCATCTTTAGCATCCTTCTCGTCTTTGACTATGCTGAGCTCATGGGCCTCAAACAG GTATACTACCATGTGCTGGGGCTGGGCGAGCCTCTGGCCCTGAAGTCTCCCCGGGCTCTCAGACTCTTCTCCCACCTGCGCCACCCAGTGTGTGTGGAGCTGCTGACAGTGCTGTGGGTGGTGCCTACCCTGGGCACGGACCGTCTCCTCCTTGCTTTCCTCCTTACCCTCTACCTGGGCCTGGCTCACGGGCTTGATCAGCAAGACCTCCGCTACCTCCGGGCCCAGCTACAAAGAAAACTCCACCTGCTCTCTCGGCCCCAGGATGGGGAGGCAGAGTGA